The Oncorhynchus mykiss isolate Arlee chromosome Y, USDA_OmykA_1.1, whole genome shotgun sequence genomic sequence tcaatatgttttatttcatagttttgatgtcttcactattattctacaatgtagaacatagaaaaaataaagaaaaacccttgaatgagaaggtgtccaaacttttgactggtactgtagatatatattattttgatcatccccccccccaaaaaaaatatatgtcaGGACTCAAGCCCCAACAGGAAACATTGGCGCGGGGGGCGCACCCCCTAGATTGGGCACCCCTGCTCTACAAGGCAATCCATAGACTCAGCACAACACCAACCCACCCACATCTTACCACATACCAATTCAGCGCAGAACCAACCCACCAATCAGCCTTCTGGTTGCTCACTACCAAATCTCAACACTAACCCACCAGATTGACCCACAAATCTTCCCACATACCAACTGGACCTAGGTCTGTTAACAAAGTCACAGATGGCAGTGCTAGCCTTTCATGTGTCCAACGGTCCCTCGACAACCCTGTGGTTGTCATAAACAAAAAAATCAGCATATTCCATCTTCATCTGAGCAAACTTTTCTATGATGTTGGATTCAGGTACTAatatacactgtatttatgaGCATACATGTTTTCTGACCATGTGTTGTTTTTTGTAGGAGCGTGTGCGCAATCATAAGTACAGGAGTGTGGGAGATCTGGAGAAAGACATCATACTGCTGTGTCACAACGCCCAGACCTTCAACCTGGAGGGATCTCAGGTGTGCCTCGGGGATGTGATCTAGGGCCACTGGAATTCATGTCACTGCCTACGGTTCTACATGAAATCCACATACCATGATGCCCCCAGCTAATGATTGTGAGATGCTAATGTGGTTAATGTTGTGTTTGTTTGCCATAGATATTTGAGGACTCGATTGTTCTCAAGTCTGTGTTTGAGAGTGCACGACAAAGGATTGTCATTGATGATGAGGTGAAACAGGACAGCACTGCCATCCGTGATGACGGAGGTCGAGACAATCAGTTGGTTTCATCAGCAGGTGAGACCCAGCCATTGTGACCTCAAAATAAACTCTGTGAAAACACAATGAGAAGATCAAGATCAAGACATTTTTCACTTTCACTCACCCAAGTTATCAAGCAACATTATTTAGATTTTGAGTAGtttgaaattatttattttcACAAAGATCAATGACAGGACAAACTAATATCTGGTTGTCATTATAAAAAGTAAATGGCAAACTAGTTCCTTCAACTCTCTTTTGTTCCTTTCTTAATCCTCTCTTTTCAGTGAAAATGGCAACAAAGCAGGGGAAACAGaggatgaaggaggagagaagcagaaagaCGAAGGTCAAGAAGACAGTCTACAGTGATGTAGACAGCGATGAGGATCTGGAGGACAATACAGCTAAAGATGAGGGTTGACCTGTAGGACCAACGCTAGTTCATTTATCCTCCTTATCCTCTTTCTTTCTATCCACTGTGACTGTTTTTGCGTTGCAGCTTATTAATTTGCTCACCTTGCAACAGGTTTGTCTCATCTCAAGTCAAGAAAGCTACTCAAAGGAATGTACATAACTAATTATGTTGGTCCTCAAGTAATTAATACAGCCTCAAATGTTCATCTCCTTTTACTTttattttggattttttttttaatgatgttGCTCCCTCGGTCTTCATGTGAAAGCTACTGTGTGTATCCTTAATGCTTTACCAGAGGATATCTCTCCACTCTTTTTCCATTAGTTTATTTATTTGAACGTGTTattactgtatgtgtgaaattagAATGTATTTCTGCTGAGACGGAGACCACCCTCAGAGAGTGGTGCCTGTTGATTACATCTCTGTGTTGTGTACAGGTATGGGAGATGTCAGAACATGGTTGGTCAGCTCTTCAATATGACCAGGATGGACACTCAATGTGTGGATTTAAAATGAAATTTGATTCTGTAATAAAGCTCCAAATAGGGGAAGTGTATTTGAACAATATTGTGTATTCTGAACGACCCGACCACCAACGTTGACTTCAAACTTAATAAGCAGTTACAAACAGATAAAGTTGTATCACTTCAGGTGTAAGTTCTATGCTTTATATTCATGGGCTTTTTGTATTATTTTGCGTCTTTTTGAGTTTGGCTTAGTGGCAACTAGCAAGTCCCAGGTGACAAacaagaaagagaaaaaaagagagctcTCCCAGCAGGAGACAGTATGGATTTGTGTTgatgtctttttttttgtttctctttTTTTGGCAAGAGAAAGCAACCCGCTGGGACCCCGATTCTGGCATGAAGAAGTTTGTGTATAAGTCGTTACAGTTCTTCTGTACTAATCCTGCTTTGTGTAAAAAGAAAGGCAAGACATCAGTGTAGCCAGCTGAAACATATTCTATACCCCAAGGACTGATTATACAGTATTAATATGTTTATGTTGTTTAAATTGCAAATCTGGTTGTACCCATTCTCATGCTTATCACTCTTTTTATATGTAGGACAATGCTGTAGCAATGCACTTAGCCATCCGCTATGCTTGTATAGTCTCAGCCAGGAGAGGCGAGAAAGAAAAATGAACTGTATTTGGGCTATTATATGTCACTCTCTCTGAGGAAAGTATATGATGTGATGTAAAATGTGTCTGAATCTCTTGCATCTTTCTTTATCAACATTGAAACAACGTCGAATGCATTATGCAAGGAGTAGATTTTTGCATAGTACGGGATCTAATCTGATCTGATTGCATTCTGTTTGTTTTGTGATATGAAAGTCTGCTTTTACAACCCACCCTTCCTCTTTCAATCAGCTCAATACACATGCAATCAATCAGAAGCAGACTACAACAAATTCAATCAAATATTTATTTGTGAATCCATTTAATTTGAGTAAGTGTTCTTGTTTCAATATGCTAAACCAGATTTTCTTTGCACAACCAGATTTGCTTTGTACACTCTACAGATCTCTGAATAAGTAATGGGTTTAGTGCAATGATTTGTAATGAGGTCGGTATCTGGGTAGACACGGGCCATTATCAAAGCCAGATTTACTCATGAATAAACATTGATCAACCCCAAGTTCACCATAGCTTCAACATTACCAGAGTGTCAAAGGATATTAACTGAAATTGACAAAATGTTTAATCAAATGTAAATACCAATGTCGCAAAGATACACAAGCGATAGCCTCCGATGGCGGCATACTTCAAATCATTCGACAAAATGTAGCATAGACCAACGTAGCATCCACAGTTACAACCAATAGGTGGTATAGTGCCCtcaaatctcatcactaagctaagttcCCTGGGACTGAaaacttccctctgcaactggagcctggacttcctgacgggcgccccaggtggtgagggtattAAAAAACATatccgccatgctgaccctcaacacaagggcccttccaggctgtgtgcttagtactccctgttcacccatgactgcatggcctagcatgactccaacaccataattacgtttgccgacaacacaatggtggtaggcctgatcactgatgacaatgagacagcctataggcagGAGACCAGAGACCTCAACAACCTCCACCTCAAAGTCAGTATTACAAAGgaactgatcatggactacaggaaacggaggacaAAGCACCActccccattcacatcgacagggctgtagtggagtgggtcgagagcttcaggttccttggtgtccacatcaccaacaaactcggccaaacacaccaacacagtcgtgaagagaacacgacaatgcctcttctccctctctccctcaggaggctgaaaagatttgacatgggtcctcagatcctcaaaaagttatacagctgcaccatcgagagcatcttgactgcctgcatcactgcttggtatggcaactggtacagagggtagtgaatatggcccaggacctctataccaggctgtgtcagaggaagacccaaaaaattgtcagagactccagtcaaaCAAGCCACAAGCGGTACCGGTAAGCGGTACCAATGCACAAACaggatcctgaacagcttctaccccctagccataagacttaTAAACAAGACTGCTGAATAActaataaaatggctacctggactacctgcattgacccttttttttaCACTGACAccacaaaacatacacatacactttCAAACTCACaacatacgctgctgctattgtctattgtctatcctgttgcctagtcactttacccatacctactgtactgtatatgtacagtacatagctatctcaattacctcatacccctgcacatcgactcagtactggtactccctgtatataaccatgttatttaaTACTCCttttaaatagccatgttaattTTACTCATTATTTTTATTAGTTATTCACTATGTATTTATTTCTCGTGTCACTATTTCCATTTTCTTTATTTAATCAAAATCTTATCTTTAACTCTTTATTGTTGGAAATGGACCTGTAAGTAGTCTACACATGTTCTAAGTAGTCTACACATGTctacactgttagtctacacgtgttgtctatgaagcatgtgacaaataacatttgattttatttgactaAAATAGCAATATATGGACAACTTTCATCTGAATAGTTTGCAATGCAAACTCCATAGCCTTTCACAATGAATTTACAATTCTTCCAatgcacaatacacacacaagatTGTTCtaatacttttattgcatcaaatggttgttttatgcaacagaatagagggttcttatattgtgtctgtgtgaactgaaagtgggcctctgtgaaaacactgacaggagatttacgatgtctttggggataccgcattccagagcatgaatATCACGGGCGGTGTCATTGTCCGGGAAACAAAAGTTAATTGTTTTGGTTCCGCTGGGAGTGTTTGGAGAGCTGCTTCGTAGCTGTGGAGAGTCCTTGAAAATGCAAATGGAATGGTTGATGTGAGTACCTAAAAATGTATTACGTTTCATTTGGATGCATTAaagatatctcaaagtgctgtacagaaacccagcaagcaatgcaggtgtagaagcaaggtggctaggaaaaactccctagaaaggccaaaacctaggaagaaacctagagaggaaccaggctatgtggggtggccagtcctccttacagcgaaagcacaacatatgattatgttaggtcagagcttagtcacaaaaacatacacatccattttccagccaaagagaggagtcacaaaaagcagaaatagagataaaatgaatcactaacctcggatgatcttcatcagatgacactcataggacttcatgttacacaatagatgtatttttttttctataaagtgcatatttatatccaaaaatctcagtttacattggcgcgttacgttcagtaatgttttgcttccaatacatccagtgattttgcagagagccacatcaatttacagaaatagtcatcaAAAACGTTATtataagatacaagtgttatgcacagaattagagatatacttctccttaatgcaaccgctgtgtcagatttaaaaaaactttacggaaaaagcaaaccatgcaataatctgagtatggcgctcagacaacaaatcaagccatacagatatcggCCATGTTGGAGTCatcagaagtcagaaatagcgttataaatattcacttacctttgatgatcttcatcagaatgcaaaCCCAGGAATCACAGTTTGATAacgtccatcatttatgtccaaatagcttcttttgttagggcgtttggtaaacaaatccaaacgcgcgttcaggtccagtcggacgaaaagttcaaaaggttatattacagttcaaagaaacttgtcaaactaagtatagaatcaatctttaggatgtttttatcataaatgttcaataatgttccaaccggagaattccattttctgtagaaaagcaatggaacgagagatacctctcatgtgaacgcgcgtgactgagaacgaggcttctgccagaccccttagtcaaacagctcccatccggcCCCCCTTCACTGTAGAAGCatgaaacaacattctaaagacggttgacatctagtggaagccttaggaattgcaaaataacccatatcccactgtgaatttgatagggctgagttcaaaaactacaaacctcagatttcccacttcctgtttggattgtttctcaggtttttgcctgccatatgagttctgttatactcacagacatcattcaaacagttttagaaacatcagagtgtttactatccaatactaataataatatgcatatgttagcatctgggactgagtaggaggcagtttactctctGCACCCTATTCAtctaaaagtgaaaatgctgccccctatcccaaataagTTTTTTTAACATCCAGGAGGATGGACtttgctataaaatgctgtggctcaAACCAGCTCATTGAggtctcagtgatcacctccaggggtgattacCGACCAGCTCCATTATTGCagtaattaaataataaagtttGATTGTTTAGAAGAAATCTAAAAGTCTCTCATTTTGATTACAATAattccaccaccacaacacacacacacacacacacacacacacacacacacacacacacacacacacacacacaatagtacaTTAACAATACATTACTTATAGTTGTAAAGGGAAATGCATTTAGGCCTATATTTTCTTGTAAATTAAGTCCATTCATCTGTCCTTCAAGGTGAACCTCTCGGTGACAGTGCTGTAGAAGTCGCAGCAGAACCCCATGTACATCTTTTCATTGTGCATACACACAGCAGGCCCACGGTTGTGTGGGAGACTCATctccaaggcagctccatctatTAGGGCATCCAGCCGATCTGAAAAATAATCATGCCACGCGAGTGCACCCCCATGTAGCCACACACATAAAATCATTGTTGAAGCCAACTTGTAGAAGCCAAGGCTCGGGCCCATATTGAGTGGCAGGAGAAGCCCCATTCCCATGACGTGCACAAAGCAAAAGTACATGTCCGAGATCTGTAAAAGTCTGGGTAAAAAGTTTTCATTGGTAATGACGTTTAAGACACGTGGACAGTCTAGTACTCGCTGTTTGCCCGCCTGCCTGACAGTTAGCAGTGAGGGAGATGGTGGTTGCCTGTCATGAATAAAGCCATGTCTTGTGGAGCTCCTGTATGCTGCCAATATTTAGCTTGTCCATTCACAGCGCGactctccagggtgctgttggagagacgcATCTCTGCAGAGCTCCAGCAACGTTCCATCAAAAAAATTAACAACATCCTCCGAAGTGATCTGAGAAACCTGCATGATGTAAAAAGTGTCTCTCTCATtacattgtcatacattttatctccagcctgtaggctaGAGCAAAGGCCACATACTCGTTCTACCATATCCTATATCTATCTGATTTATGTTAGGTAAAAAAATAAACGcttaaaattatatatattttaggatttcgatcttgtctcatcactgcaactccccaacgggctcgggaggcgaaggtcgaatTATGCGCCCTcagaaacatgacccgccaaaacacacttcttaacacctgcccgcttaacccggaagccagccgcaccaatgtgtcagaagaaacaccgttcaactgacgactggcctgccacaaggagtcgctacaGCGCAATAAGGCAAGTAAAGCACCCCCCTGGCCAAATCCTcgcctaacccagacgacactgggccaattgtgcgccgccctatgggactcccgatcacggctggtTGCGATACAGCCCgagatcaaacccgggtctgtagtgacgcctctagcactgtgatgccgTTTCAATTAAGGCCATCACCTTAATTGAAAGACAAACCAGATGAGTTACATGAGAAAGTAATTTTTTTCTCTCCTAAATGTACATTTAGtcaatgttgttagctagctagctagctagttggctaactAACATTAGCAAAACatctaacgttagcaagctagctagctaagtaactcGGCTAGCAAGGACACAATCACATAGCAGACTAGCAAGTCAACGTAACAGcatttagctagctaaataacgTTAGCAAGCCATCCaacgttagcaagctagccaagTAACGGTAACTAGTTAGGCTAGCTAGCTGGTGTCATTGTCCTCGTTGATGTTAACGTTACACAAGTAAACCTACTAACTAACGAAGGAAAGCAGTAACGTTAATTACTTGAGCAAACAAATTAGCAGTGAGGGAGATGGTGgtttctgaaactcgtcaatctAGTCTTGTTCTGAGAGCGCGTGCTAcggggtgggtgttgttatcgtgaccagtgagctgagataatgcagagctttacctagcatagacttgtagatgacctggagccagggggtctggcgacgaatatgtagcgagggccagccgactagaatATCACCGTGGGGATgacgccaggtttcctccagacatgatgcttggcattcaggccaaagagttggtttcatcagaccagagaatcttgtttctcatagtctgaaagtttttaggtaccttttggcaaactccaagccggctttcatgtgccttttactgacgaGTGTCTTCTGCCTGATCACTACCacaaagacctgattggtggagtgctgaagagatagttgtccttctggaaggttctcccatctccacagaggaactctggagctctgtcagagtgaccatcaggttcttggtcacctccctgaccaaggcccttctcccccgattgctcagtttggccgggcagcctgCTCTAGGATtagtcttgggggttccaaacttcttccatttaaggattGAGGCCAATGTGTTCTCGGGACCTCCAATGTTGCAGCaactttttggtacccttccacaggtCTGTGCCTTCCTACAATTCCTACAAATCCTACAAT encodes the following:
- the LOC110509567 gene encoding probable global transcription activator SNF2L2 isoform X2, which gives rise to MKVEENGVLEDMEEDISLKKRKGDHHGNKDLESRDSGQEAEGEKVKKRRGRPPAEKLLPNPPELTKQLSTLVDMVINYKDGLGRQISKGFIQLPSRKEVSEYYELIRKPVDFRRIRERVRNHKYRSVGDLEKDIILLCHNAQTFNLEGSQIFEDSIVLKSVFESARQRIVIDDEVKQDSTAIRDDGGRDNQLVSSAVKMATKQGKQRMKEERSRKTKVKKTVYSDVDSDEDLEDNTAKDEG